A stretch of Bordetella petrii DNA encodes these proteins:
- a CDS encoding tripartite tricarboxylate transporter substrate-binding protein produces MHIRDFRPWLATAAITLGLAGLAPAPVHADGYPDRPIRLVVPFTAGGQFDYIARLVADPLGHELGQNIIVENVGGGGGSIGGAKVANSPADGYTLLEYGGNFPIAKHLTPNLTFDPIGDFVPVAGISLSPHVILVNSSLPIHNLAELVAYSKAHPGKLSYGSPGVGSSMHLIFEAVKQHFGIDALHVPYRGGSNMINDLAGGQVGVGIIAVAPAMAFIQGGKVRPIAVTSAERARSLPQVPTVAEAGYPGFESGSWGGIAVPRGTPPDIVERLNQAIVKVVNQPDVKKALESQSFKPIAGSQAQFQKLIDDESNRYGPLIKQLGLSNQ; encoded by the coding sequence GTGCACATACGCGACTTCCGCCCCTGGCTGGCCACCGCCGCCATCACACTGGGCCTGGCGGGCCTGGCGCCGGCGCCGGTTCACGCCGACGGCTACCCCGACCGGCCGATCCGCCTGGTGGTGCCCTTTACCGCCGGCGGCCAATTCGACTACATCGCCCGCCTGGTGGCCGACCCGCTGGGCCATGAACTGGGACAGAACATCATCGTCGAGAACGTGGGCGGCGGCGGCGGCAGCATCGGCGGCGCCAAGGTCGCCAACTCGCCGGCCGACGGCTACACCCTGCTGGAATACGGCGGCAACTTCCCCATCGCCAAGCACCTGACGCCGAACCTGACATTCGACCCCATCGGCGATTTCGTGCCGGTGGCGGGCATCAGCCTGTCGCCGCACGTCATTCTGGTCAACAGCAGCCTGCCCATCCACAACCTGGCGGAACTGGTGGCGTATTCCAAGGCGCATCCGGGCAAGCTCAGCTACGGCAGCCCCGGCGTCGGCTCATCCATGCACCTGATCTTCGAGGCCGTGAAGCAGCATTTCGGTATCGACGCCCTGCACGTGCCCTATCGGGGCGGCAGCAACATGATCAACGACCTGGCCGGCGGGCAGGTCGGCGTGGGCATCATTGCGGTGGCGCCCGCCATGGCCTTCATCCAGGGCGGCAAGGTGCGGCCCATTGCCGTTACCAGCGCCGAGCGGGCCCGTTCGCTGCCGCAGGTTCCCACGGTGGCCGAGGCCGGCTACCCAGGTTTCGAAAGCGGCAGCTGGGGCGGCATCGCGGTGCCCAGGGGCACGCCGCCGGATATCGTCGAACGGCTCAACCAGGCCATCGTCAAGGTCGTGAACCAGCCCGACGTGAAAAAGGCGCTGGAATCCCAGTCGTTCAAGCCCATTGCCGGATCGCAGGCGCAATTCCAGAAGCTGATCGACGACGAATCGAACCGCTACGGCCCGCTGATCAAGCAGCTGGGGCTCAGCAACCAGTAA
- a CDS encoding LysR family transcriptional regulator, whose amino-acid sequence MRLEDLDYFLAVARAGHVGRAADGMGISQPALTKGIRRLEDELKLQLFVRTPKGMELTMPGKAFYQRSLQARRELDEALREAGDLHRGSIGLVRVGVTPLLAEPVFNQACIDLLAQRPAARINVMVSLNDVLIPALRQGALDFSISSLHDSAAPAEFDRIPLFRDNLFVAARQGHPVFGHAKIRFDHLIGYGWMLPGLQAASRRWLQTRFEQRGAPPPEIVIESNSSVSSLVSILHSTDLLTVISEITLQSDAGKGLAAVPLEDVTWHREIGIMTRHGSYQSPLAQRLIEILRERARAGTPRAR is encoded by the coding sequence ATGAGACTCGAAGACCTGGACTATTTCCTGGCCGTGGCGCGCGCCGGGCACGTGGGGCGCGCCGCCGACGGCATGGGCATCAGCCAGCCGGCCCTGACCAAGGGCATCCGGCGCCTGGAAGACGAACTGAAGCTGCAGCTGTTCGTGCGCACGCCCAAGGGCATGGAGCTCACCATGCCCGGCAAGGCGTTCTACCAGCGCAGCCTGCAGGCCCGGCGCGAGCTGGACGAGGCGCTGCGCGAGGCCGGCGACCTGCATCGCGGCAGCATCGGGCTGGTGCGCGTCGGCGTTACGCCGCTGCTGGCCGAGCCGGTATTCAACCAGGCCTGCATCGACCTGCTGGCGCAGCGGCCGGCGGCCAGGATCAACGTCATGGTGTCGCTGAACGACGTGCTGATTCCGGCGCTGCGCCAGGGCGCCCTGGACTTTTCCATCAGCTCGCTGCACGACTCGGCCGCGCCGGCCGAGTTCGACCGCATTCCGCTGTTTCGCGACAACCTGTTCGTGGCCGCGCGCCAGGGGCATCCGGTGTTCGGCCACGCGAAAATCCGCTTCGACCACCTGATCGGCTATGGCTGGATGCTGCCCGGCCTGCAGGCGGCCTCGCGGCGCTGGCTGCAGACGCGCTTCGAGCAGCGCGGCGCGCCGCCGCCCGAAATCGTTATCGAATCCAATTCATCGGTGTCCAGCCTGGTCAGCATCCTGCACAGCACCGACCTGCTGACCGTGATCAGCGAGATCACGCTGCAGTCCGACGCCGGCAAGGGCCTGGCCGCTGTGCCGCTGGAAGACGTCACCTGGCACCGCGAGATCGGCATCATGACGCGCCACGGCAGTTATCAGTCGCCGCTGGCGCAGCGCCTGATCGAGATACTGCGCGAGCGCGCCCGCGCCGGCACGCCGCGCGCCCGGTAG
- a CDS encoding acyl-CoA dehydrogenase family protein: MAQHSPALAALRDRLHHYLHDELLPMERELGLGYEDEFPRELVKSIWQRSRELGLYGLQLPREIGGQALPYRDLCVLKDDAAASGAILFPHVLGDWGGPSRIGNLVRYATPYQLERYIMPVINAERGACFAMTEPQSGSDATSLRTRAVEDGDDYVITGVKHYITASMFADFAVTLCVTDPDKGADGISAILVDLDRPGVRLVHDCVPMTGQYVDADIVLDQVRVPRQNLIGKPGEGFRIAMNRVSVNRLLHCPTMIGLARQAFRMAVDYAKTRQQFGGPISRFQAIQHMLADMATALYACEQMVLAAAERADAGDDVRQLGAMCKLFVSERCFEIADKAMQIHGNVGVTKNHPVEFIFRRLRLYRIVTGTSEIQRNTIAKGVLA; this comes from the coding sequence ATGGCCCAACACAGCCCGGCGCTGGCGGCATTGCGCGACCGCCTGCATCATTACCTGCACGATGAACTGCTGCCCATGGAACGCGAACTGGGCCTGGGATACGAAGACGAGTTCCCGCGCGAACTGGTCAAGTCGATCTGGCAACGCTCGCGCGAGCTGGGCCTGTACGGATTGCAGCTGCCCCGGGAAATCGGCGGGCAGGCGCTGCCGTACCGCGACCTGTGCGTGCTGAAAGACGACGCGGCGGCCTCGGGCGCCATCCTGTTTCCGCATGTGCTGGGAGACTGGGGCGGGCCGTCGCGCATCGGCAACCTGGTCCGCTACGCCACGCCCTACCAGCTTGAACGCTACATCATGCCGGTAATCAACGCCGAGCGCGGCGCGTGCTTCGCGATGACCGAGCCGCAGTCGGGTTCAGACGCCACCAGCCTGCGCACGCGCGCCGTGGAAGACGGCGACGACTACGTGATCACCGGCGTCAAGCACTACATCACCGCCTCGATGTTCGCCGACTTCGCGGTCACCCTGTGCGTGACCGACCCGGACAAGGGCGCTGATGGAATCTCGGCGATTCTGGTAGACCTGGACCGGCCCGGAGTGCGCCTGGTGCACGACTGCGTGCCCATGACGGGCCAGTACGTGGATGCCGACATCGTGCTCGACCAAGTGCGCGTGCCCAGGCAGAACCTGATCGGCAAGCCGGGCGAAGGCTTTCGCATCGCCATGAACCGGGTCAGCGTGAACCGGCTGCTGCACTGCCCCACCATGATCGGGCTGGCCCGGCAGGCGTTCCGGATGGCGGTCGATTATGCCAAGACGCGCCAGCAGTTCGGCGGCCCGATCAGCCGCTTCCAGGCCATCCAGCACATGCTGGCCGACATGGCCACGGCGCTGTATGCGTGCGAACAGATGGTGCTGGCCGCCGCCGAACGCGCCGACGCCGGCGACGACGTGCGCCAGCTGGGCGCCATGTGCAAGCTGTTCGTATCCGAGCGCTGCTTCGAGATCGCCGACAAGGCCATGCAGATCCACGGCAACGTGGGCGTCACCAAGAACCATCCGGTGGAGTTCATTTTCCGGCGGCTGCGGCTGTACCGCATCGTGACAGGCACCAGCGAAATCCAGCGCAATACCATCGCCAAGGGCGTACTGGCGTAA
- the lpdA gene encoding dihydrolipoyl dehydrogenase: MSETRTTTLLVIGGGPGGYVAAIRAGQLGVPTIVVEGQQPGGTCLNIGCIPSKALIHAAQEYERAREYAGESALGISVQAPAIDIGKTVAWKDGIVGRLTGGVEALLKKNGVQLVRGWARVLDGKTVEVDTGQGSQRIQCEHLLLAAGSEPMPLPSMPFAGRVVSSTEALSPTAIPGRLVVVGGGYIGLELGTVYRKLGAQVTVVEAQDRILPTYDAELTRPVAAALARMGVELCLGRKVLGMNAAGDAVRVQDTHGAETALPADQVLLAIGRRPRTQGWGLENLQLDRAGNALRIDDQCRTSMRNVWAIGDIAGEPMLAHRAMAQGEMVAELVAGRRRRFAPAAIPAVCFTDPEIVTAGLAPQQAQAAGLDCVAAAFPFAANGRAMTLESTEGFVRVVARRDNHLVVGWQAVGRGVSELAAAFSQSLEMGARLEDVGGTIHAHPTLGEAVQEAALRALGHALHI, translated from the coding sequence ATGAGCGAGACCCGAACCACAACCCTGCTGGTGATCGGCGGCGGGCCGGGCGGCTATGTGGCGGCCATCCGGGCCGGCCAGCTGGGCGTGCCCACCATCGTGGTGGAAGGCCAGCAGCCTGGCGGCACCTGCCTGAACATCGGCTGCATTCCTTCCAAGGCGCTGATCCACGCCGCCCAGGAATACGAACGCGCGCGCGAGTACGCCGGCGAGTCGGCCCTGGGCATCTCGGTGCAGGCGCCCGCCATCGATATAGGCAAGACGGTCGCCTGGAAAGACGGCATTGTCGGCCGGCTGACCGGCGGGGTGGAAGCCCTGCTGAAGAAGAACGGCGTGCAGCTGGTGCGCGGCTGGGCGCGCGTGCTCGACGGCAAGACGGTCGAGGTCGACACCGGGCAGGGCAGCCAGCGCATCCAGTGCGAACACCTGCTGCTGGCCGCCGGATCCGAACCCATGCCGCTGCCGTCGATGCCGTTCGCGGGCAGGGTGGTCTCGTCCACCGAAGCCCTGTCGCCCACGGCGATTCCTGGCCGCCTGGTGGTGGTGGGCGGCGGCTATATCGGCCTGGAGCTGGGCACGGTGTACCGCAAGCTGGGCGCCCAGGTAACGGTGGTCGAGGCGCAGGACCGCATCCTGCCCACCTATGACGCCGAGCTGACCAGGCCCGTGGCGGCGGCCCTGGCGCGCATGGGCGTGGAATTGTGCCTGGGGCGCAAGGTGCTGGGCATGAACGCGGCCGGCGATGCCGTGCGCGTGCAGGATACGCACGGCGCCGAGACCGCGCTGCCGGCGGACCAGGTCTTGCTGGCCATCGGCCGGCGCCCGCGCACCCAGGGCTGGGGCCTGGAAAACCTGCAGCTCGACCGCGCCGGCAACGCCTTGCGCATCGACGACCAGTGCCGCACTTCGATGCGCAATGTGTGGGCCATCGGCGATATTGCCGGCGAGCCCATGCTGGCGCATCGGGCCATGGCGCAGGGCGAGATGGTGGCCGAGCTGGTGGCCGGCCGGCGGCGCCGTTTCGCGCCGGCGGCGATTCCCGCGGTGTGCTTTACCGATCCGGAAATCGTCACGGCCGGGCTGGCCCCGCAGCAGGCCCAGGCCGCGGGGCTGGATTGCGTGGCGGCGGCGTTCCCGTTCGCCGCCAACGGGCGGGCCATGACGCTGGAATCCACCGAAGGCTTTGTGCGCGTGGTGGCGCGCCGCGACAACCACCTGGTGGTGGGCTGGCAGGCGGTGGGGCGCGGCGTGTCGGAACTGGCGGCGGCGTTTTCGCAGTCGCTGGAAATGGGCGCGCGCCTGGAAGACGTGGGCGGCACCATCCATGCCCATCCCACGCTGGGCGAAGCAGTGCAAGAAGCCGCCCTGCGCGCGCTGGGGCACGCCCTGCATATCTAG
- a CDS encoding dihydrolipoamide acetyltransferase family protein, whose translation MGIHIIKMPDIGEGIAEVELVAWHVNVGDTVAEDQPLADVMTDKATVEIPSPVVGKVVALGGSVGDTMAVGSELIRLEVEGAGNARADAAAPARASQETAAPAPASVAEQAEAAPAAGGIAGQIARDMASGAAAAPGAAQPAPAAPARPAAGPRPAPAAAARQPGERPLASPAVRKRAWDMGIELRFVQGSGPAGRILHEDLDAYLQGQGAAAPEAQAGYRERNDEQQVPVVGLRRKIAQKMQESKRRIPHFSYVEEVDVTELEALRTQLNRKFGESRGKLTLLPLLARAMVIALRDFPQINARYDDEAGVVTRYGAVHLGVATQTDNGLIVPVLRHAEARDIWALAAEIARLAQAVRSGKAERDALSGSTITLTSLGALGGIASTPVINHPEVSIVGVNRIVERPAIYQGAVVARKLMNLSSSFDHRVVDGMDAAQFIQAVRALLEQPALLFVEAP comes from the coding sequence ATGGGAATCCACATCATCAAGATGCCCGACATCGGCGAAGGCATCGCCGAAGTAGAGCTGGTGGCCTGGCATGTGAACGTGGGCGATACGGTGGCCGAAGACCAGCCGCTGGCCGACGTGATGACCGACAAGGCCACCGTCGAGATTCCTTCGCCGGTGGTGGGCAAGGTGGTGGCGCTGGGCGGCAGCGTCGGCGACACCATGGCCGTGGGCAGCGAGCTGATCCGCCTGGAAGTCGAAGGCGCCGGCAATGCCAGGGCCGACGCCGCCGCGCCCGCCCGCGCCAGCCAGGAAACGGCCGCGCCGGCGCCCGCCAGCGTCGCTGAGCAGGCCGAGGCCGCGCCCGCGGCGGGCGGCATCGCGGGCCAGATCGCCAGGGACATGGCCAGCGGCGCGGCTGCCGCGCCCGGCGCCGCACAGCCGGCCCCCGCCGCGCCGGCCCGCCCCGCGGCCGGCCCCCGGCCAGCGCCGGCCGCGGCCGCGCGCCAGCCCGGCGAACGGCCGTTGGCCTCGCCGGCCGTGCGCAAGCGGGCCTGGGACATGGGCATCGAACTGCGCTTCGTGCAGGGCAGCGGCCCGGCCGGCCGCATTCTGCACGAAGACCTGGATGCCTATCTGCAAGGGCAGGGCGCCGCCGCGCCCGAAGCGCAGGCCGGATACCGCGAGCGCAACGACGAGCAGCAAGTGCCGGTGGTGGGCCTGCGGCGCAAGATCGCGCAGAAAATGCAGGAGTCCAAGCGCCGCATTCCGCACTTCAGCTATGTCGAGGAAGTCGACGTCACCGAGCTGGAAGCGCTGCGCACGCAGCTCAACCGCAAGTTCGGCGAGTCGCGCGGCAAGCTGACGCTGCTGCCGCTGCTGGCGCGCGCCATGGTGATCGCGCTGCGCGATTTTCCGCAGATCAACGCGCGCTACGACGACGAGGCCGGCGTGGTCACCCGCTACGGCGCGGTGCACCTGGGCGTGGCCACGCAGACCGACAACGGCCTGATCGTGCCGGTGCTGCGCCATGCCGAAGCGCGCGACATCTGGGCGCTGGCGGCGGAAATCGCGCGCCTGGCGCAGGCGGTGCGCAGCGGCAAGGCCGAGCGCGACGCGCTGTCGGGCTCGACCATCACTCTGACCAGCCTGGGCGCGCTGGGCGGCATCGCCAGCACACCCGTCATCAACCATCCCGAAGTCAGCATCGTGGGCGTGAACCGCATTGTCGAGCGGCCGGCCATCTACCAGGGCGCGGTGGTGGCCCGCAAACTGATGAACCTGTCCTCGTCGTTCGACCATCGCGTGGTCGACGGCATGGATGCGGCGCAATTCATCCAGGCGGTGCGCGCGCTGCTGGAACAGCCCGCGCTGCTTTTCGTGGAGGCGCCATGA
- a CDS encoding alpha-ketoacid dehydrogenase subunit beta gives MADEKNMGPATTSMTMIQALRSAMDVMLERDGNVVVFGQDVGYFGGVFRCTEGLQAKYGTSRVFDAPISEGGIVGVAVGMGAYGLRPVCEIQFADYFYPASDQIVSEAARLRYRSAGEFIAPMTIRMPCGGGIYGGQTHSQSPEAMFTQVCGLRTVLPSNPYDAKGLLIAAIESDDPVIFLEPKRLYNGPFDGHHDRPVTPWSKHPGSQVPTGYYTVPLESAAIVRPGEALTVLTYGTTVHVSLAAAQETGLDAEVIDLRSLWPLDLETIVNSVRKTGRCVVVHEATRTCGFGAELVSLVQEHCFHHLEAPIERVTGWDTPYPHAQEWAYFPGPVRVGAAFQRVMEA, from the coding sequence ATGGCGGACGAAAAGAACATGGGTCCGGCGACCACGTCGATGACCATGATCCAGGCATTGCGTTCGGCCATGGATGTCATGCTGGAGCGCGACGGCAATGTGGTGGTGTTCGGCCAGGACGTGGGCTATTTCGGGGGCGTGTTCCGCTGCACCGAAGGCCTGCAGGCCAAGTACGGCACCTCGCGCGTATTCGACGCGCCGATTTCGGAAGGCGGCATCGTGGGCGTGGCGGTGGGCATGGGCGCATACGGCTTGCGGCCGGTCTGCGAAATCCAGTTCGCCGATTACTTCTATCCGGCGTCCGACCAGATCGTGTCGGAAGCCGCGCGCCTGCGCTATCGGTCGGCCGGCGAGTTCATCGCCCCGATGACCATCCGCATGCCTTGCGGGGGCGGTATTTACGGCGGGCAGACGCACAGCCAGAGCCCCGAGGCGATGTTCACGCAAGTGTGCGGCCTGCGCACGGTGCTGCCGTCGAACCCGTACGATGCCAAGGGCCTGCTGATCGCCGCCATCGAAAGCGACGACCCGGTCATTTTCCTGGAGCCCAAGCGCCTGTACAACGGCCCCTTCGACGGCCACCACGACCGGCCCGTCACGCCCTGGAGCAAGCATCCGGGCAGCCAGGTGCCCACCGGCTACTACACCGTGCCGCTCGAATCCGCGGCCATCGTGCGGCCCGGCGAGGCGCTGACGGTGCTGACCTACGGCACCACGGTGCACGTGTCGCTGGCCGCCGCCCAGGAAACCGGCCTGGACGCCGAGGTCATCGACCTGCGCAGCTTGTGGCCGCTGGACCTGGAGACCATCGTCAACTCGGTGCGCAAGACCGGCCGCTGCGTGGTGGTGCACGAGGCCACCCGCACCTGCGGCTTCGGCGCCGAGCTGGTGTCGCTGGTGCAGGAGCACTGCTTCCACCACCTGGAAGCGCCCATCGAACGCGTAACCGGCTGGGATACGCCCTATCCGCATGCGCAGGAATGGGCGTACTTTCCCGGGCCGGTCCGCGTGGGCGCGGCGTTCCAACGCGTGATGGAGGCATGA
- a CDS encoding 3-methyl-2-oxobutanoate dehydrogenase (2-methylpropanoyl-transferring) subunit alpha, producing MSQYGPLKLHVPEPTGRPGCKTDFSYLHLSPAGEIPKPPIDVSAVDTGQMAYQLVRVIDDDGRAVGPWAPQLDADTLRAGMRAMLKTRIFDARMLTAQRQKKISFYMQSLGEEAIGSAHALALEPGDMCFPTYRQQSILLTRDVSLVEMMCQLMSNERDPLKGRQLPVMYSKREAGFFTISGNLATQFIQAVGWGMASAIKGDTRIASAWIGDGATAEADFHTALTFAHVYRAPVILNVVNNQWAISTFQAIAGGEGATFAGRGVGCGIASLRVDGNDFLAVYAASQWAAERARRNLGPTLIEWVTYRAGPHSTSDDPSKYRPGDDWSHFPLGDPIARFKKHLVGLGIWSDRQQDELKAELEAEILAAQKEAESHGTLVDGHVPSAASIFEDVYKDMPEHLRRQRQELGV from the coding sequence ATGAGCCAATACGGCCCGCTGAAACTGCACGTCCCCGAGCCCACCGGGCGTCCGGGTTGCAAGACCGACTTCTCTTATCTGCATCTTTCGCCCGCCGGCGAAATCCCCAAGCCCCCCATTGACGTGTCCGCGGTCGATACCGGCCAGATGGCGTACCAGCTGGTGCGCGTCATCGACGACGACGGCCGGGCAGTGGGCCCCTGGGCGCCGCAGCTCGACGCCGACACCTTGCGGGCCGGCATGCGCGCCATGCTGAAGACGCGCATTTTCGACGCCCGCATGCTGACCGCGCAGCGGCAGAAGAAAATCTCGTTCTATATGCAGAGCCTGGGCGAAGAGGCTATCGGCTCGGCCCATGCGCTGGCGCTCGAGCCCGGCGACATGTGTTTTCCCACCTACCGGCAGCAAAGCATTCTGCTGACCCGCGACGTGTCGCTGGTCGAGATGATGTGCCAGCTGATGTCCAACGAGCGCGACCCGCTCAAGGGGCGCCAGCTGCCGGTCATGTATTCCAAGCGCGAGGCGGGGTTTTTCACCATCTCGGGCAACCTGGCCACCCAGTTCATCCAGGCGGTGGGCTGGGGCATGGCCTCGGCCATCAAGGGCGACACGCGCATCGCGTCGGCCTGGATCGGCGACGGCGCCACGGCCGAAGCCGATTTCCACACCGCGCTGACCTTCGCGCACGTGTACCGCGCGCCGGTGATCCTGAACGTGGTCAACAACCAGTGGGCGATCTCGACCTTCCAGGCCATTGCCGGCGGCGAAGGCGCCACCTTCGCGGGGCGCGGCGTGGGCTGCGGCATTGCCTCGCTGCGCGTGGACGGCAATGATTTCCTGGCGGTGTATGCCGCCTCGCAGTGGGCCGCCGAACGCGCCCGCCGCAACCTGGGCCCCACGCTGATCGAATGGGTCACGTACCGCGCCGGGCCGCACTCGACTTCCGACGACCCTTCCAAATACCGCCCCGGCGACGACTGGAGCCACTTCCCGCTGGGCGATCCGATCGCGCGCTTCAAGAAGCACCTGGTCGGGCTGGGCATCTGGTCCGACCGTCAGCAAGACGAGCTCAAGGCCGAACTCGAAGCCGAGATCCTGGCCGCCCAGAAAGAGGCCGAAAGCCACGGCACGCTGGTCGACGGCCACGTGCCCAGCGCCGCCAGCATCTTCGAAGACGTATACAAAGACATGCCGGAGCACCTGCGCCGGCAGCGCCAAGAGCTGGGGGTCTGA
- a CDS encoding glutathione S-transferase family protein has product MALQLYFHPFSSYCQKALVAFYENGIEFEPQILAGPDSPAMQRLAQLWPMKRFPMLVDGDQTILEATCIIEHLGLHHPGPVRLIPEDPRAALEVRMLDRFFDNYVSTPQQKVVFDALRPADVRDPYGVEQARQMLETAYAWLEQRLQGRQWAAGADFSLADCAAAPFLFYADWTHPIGPAHANVIAYRGRLLQRPSFARAVDEARPYRQLFPLGTPDRD; this is encoded by the coding sequence ATGGCATTGCAACTGTATTTCCACCCCTTTTCGTCGTACTGCCAGAAGGCCCTGGTCGCCTTCTATGAGAACGGCATCGAATTCGAGCCACAGATACTGGCCGGCCCCGACAGTCCCGCCATGCAGCGGCTGGCGCAGCTGTGGCCGATGAAGCGCTTTCCGATGCTGGTGGACGGCGACCAGACCATTCTGGAAGCCACCTGCATCATCGAACACCTGGGCCTGCACCATCCCGGGCCGGTGCGGCTGATTCCCGAAGACCCCCGCGCCGCGCTGGAAGTGCGCATGCTGGACCGCTTTTTCGACAACTATGTATCCACGCCCCAGCAGAAAGTCGTGTTCGACGCGCTGCGGCCGGCCGACGTGCGTGATCCGTACGGCGTGGAGCAGGCGCGCCAGATGCTGGAAACCGCGTACGCCTGGCTGGAACAGCGGCTGCAGGGCCGCCAGTGGGCCGCGGGCGCCGATTTCAGCCTGGCCGACTGCGCCGCCGCGCCGTTCCTGTTTTACGCCGACTGGACCCATCCCATCGGCCCCGCCCATGCCAATGTCATCGCCTATCGCGGCCGCCTGCTGCAGCGCCCGTCGTTCGCGCGCGCGGTGGACGAAGCCCGGCCCTACCGGCAGCTCTTCCCGCTGGGCACGCCGGACCGCGACTGA
- a CDS encoding RNA-binding S4 domain-containing protein produces MADKMRLDKWLWAARFYKTRSLAAQEIGKGRVLVNDQPAKPARDIAVGDRVAVRKEDPAMHVCVRALSAVRGPAPAARQLYEETPESIAARERAAEMRRLAPEPAQAITAGRPTKRDRRLIGQIRGK; encoded by the coding sequence ATGGCAGACAAGATGCGACTCGACAAATGGCTGTGGGCGGCGCGCTTCTACAAGACCCGCAGCCTGGCCGCGCAAGAGATCGGCAAGGGGCGGGTGCTGGTCAACGACCAGCCCGCCAAGCCGGCGCGCGATATCGCGGTCGGCGACCGCGTCGCGGTGCGCAAGGAAGATCCCGCCATGCACGTCTGCGTGCGGGCCTTGAGCGCCGTGCGCGGCCCCGCGCCGGCGGCGCGCCAGCTGTATGAAGAAACCCCTGAAAGCATTGCCGCGCGCGAGCGCGCCGCCGAAATGCGCCGCCTGGCGCCCGAGCCGGCCCAGGCGATTACCGCGGGCCGCCCCACCAAGCGCGACCGCCGGCTGATCGGCCAGATCCGCGGCAAGTAG
- a CDS encoding MgtC/SapB family protein, with protein MTIWQEIWATIHSEFSDIPDAGEATRIVLRLGMAFVLGGLLGYERERSGKAAGLRTHMLVALGAALFVLVPLQGGMQVGDLSRVLQGVIAGIGFLGAGAIIKLSGEGVIHGLTTSASIWMTAAIGVAAGMGREATAVVSTLIALFVLAVLRRVEKRIDSKPDD; from the coding sequence ATGACGATCTGGCAAGAAATCTGGGCCACCATCCATAGCGAATTCAGCGACATTCCGGACGCGGGCGAAGCCACCCGCATTGTGCTGCGGCTGGGCATGGCTTTCGTGCTGGGCGGGCTGCTGGGCTACGAGCGCGAGCGCAGCGGCAAGGCCGCGGGCCTGCGCACCCATATGCTGGTGGCCCTGGGCGCGGCCCTGTTCGTGCTGGTGCCGCTGCAGGGCGGCATGCAGGTCGGCGACCTGAGCCGGGTGCTGCAGGGGGTGATCGCAGGCATCGGCTTCCTGGGCGCGGGCGCCATCATCAAGCTCAGCGGCGAAGGCGTGATCCACGGGCTGACCACCTCGGCCAGCATCTGGATGACCGCGGCCATCGGCGTGGCGGCAGGCATGGGGCGCGAAGCCACCGCCGTGGTCAGCACCCTGATCGCCCTGTTCGTGCTGGCGGTGCTGCGGCGGGTGGAAAAGCGCATCGACAGCAAGCCCGACGACTGA